A single window of Myxocyprinus asiaticus isolate MX2 ecotype Aquarium Trade chromosome 48, UBuf_Myxa_2, whole genome shotgun sequence DNA harbors:
- the LOC127437184 gene encoding UPF0235 protein C15orf40 homolog, protein MHSHILYFVRISLFPLVYPLLFSRTHLTSQITLNSSNKIVYSQYNTMPKKDKTSKSKPKQSDTPPGPVTKVKDGEIAIAIHAKPGAKLNAITDVSSEAVGVAIAAPPTDGEANAELVRYLSKVLQLKKSEIFIDKGSKSREKIIKVTAAVCQEEILEKLKREATG, encoded by the exons ATGCATTCCCATATTCTCTACTTTGTACGAATATCTTTATTTCCACTTGTATACCCCTTATTGTTTAGTCGGACGCATTTGACGAGTCAAATCACCCTAAATAGCTCTAATAAGATTGTTTACTCGCAATATAACACGATGCCTAAAAAGGACAAAACG AGCAAAAGCAAACCAAAGCAATCGGACACACCGCCCGGCCCGGTTACCAAAGTTAAAGACGGTGAAATTGCTATCGCGATACATGCCAAACCCGGGGCCAAACTGAATGCAATCACAG ATGTCTCTTCGGAGGCGGTTGGTGTCGCCATTGCCGCACCACCGACAGACGGAGAGGCCAATGCAGAGCTGGTGCGCTATTTATCCAAAGTCCTGCAGCTGAAGAAGAGTGAAATATTCATAGATAAG GGCTCCAAATCCAGAGAAAAAATCATCAAGGTGACTGCAGCTGTCTGCCAGGAAGAAATCCTAGAGAAACTGAAGAGAGAGGCCACTGGATGA
- the LOC127437186 gene encoding cocaine- and amphetamine-regulated transcript protein-like, with translation MESSRLWTRMVVCAALLLLVTGARANEPDPEIDVDVDTRAIRDFYPKDPNLTSEKQLLGALQEVLEKLQTKRIPPWEKKFGQVPMCDLGEQCAIRKGSRIGKMCDCPRGAFCNFFLLKCL, from the exons ATGGAGAGCTCCAGACTGTGGACGCGGATGGTTGTGTGCGCCGCGCTTCTTTTATTGGTGACTGGTGCCAGAGCTAACGAGCCAGACCCGGAGATCGACGTGGACGTGGACACAAGAGCCATCAGGGACTTTTACCCGAAAGACCCGAACCTAACAAGTGAAAAACAGCTT CTCGGGGCTCTGCAAGAAGTTCTGGAAAAGCTGCAGACGAAACGAATTCCACCTTGGGAGAAGAAATTTGGTCAAGTTCCCATG TGTGATTTGGGGGAGCAGTGCGCAATCAGAAAAGGATCTCGAATCGGCAAGATGTGCGACTGTCCGCGCGGAGCGTTCTGCAACTTTTTCTTGTTAAAGTGCTTGTGA